A region of Alphaproteobacteria bacterium DNA encodes the following proteins:
- a CDS encoding phosphatidylglycerophosphatase A yields the protein MRNALKYFLTFFGLGLWPKMPGTWGSLGAIPLGVILLYFGGPKAILTVALFLFFLSWLATRIYTADSTIKDPQEIVIDEVIGMLISMAFCHNDPILILLAFILFRLFDIFKIGPVRWAQNLSGNPWKESLGVILDDTLAGLYTGLIVYGVSCFR from the coding sequence ATGAGAAACGCCCTTAAATACTTCCTTACTTTTTTCGGCCTAGGTTTATGGCCCAAAATGCCGGGCACTTGGGGTAGTCTAGGTGCCATCCCCCTGGGAGTAATCTTGCTGTATTTTGGCGGACCCAAAGCAATTTTGACCGTGGCCCTTTTCTTGTTTTTCCTCAGTTGGCTTGCCACCAGAATCTATACGGCTGATTCCACAATTAAAGACCCCCAAGAAATTGTCATCGACGAGGTCATCGGTATGCTGATCAGCATGGCCTTTTGCCACAACGATCCAATCTTAATTCTACTAGCCTTTATCTTGTTCCGCCTATTTGACATTTTCAAAATTGGCCCCGTCCGCTGGGCCCAAAACCTGTCCGGAAACCCCTGGAAAGAATCCTTGGGTGTTATCCTGGACGACACCTTAGCTGGCCTCTACACCGGCCTTATCGTCTATGGGGTAAGCTGCTTTAGGTAG
- a CDS encoding ribbon-helix-helix domain-containing protein, protein MLRHLHKKSFTLMGHQTSIALEPEFWEELSKIAVLNKVSLAGLISKIDENRTNQKLPHSLASCLRLYVLKYLKNKEIM, encoded by the coding sequence ATGCTTAGACACTTGCACAAAAAATCCTTTACCCTTATGGGGCACCAAACGTCTATTGCCTTAGAACCTGAATTCTGGGAAGAACTTTCTAAAATAGCCGTCCTTAACAAAGTCTCACTGGCTGGCCTGATTTCTAAAATCGATGAAAATCGCACAAATCAGAAACTTCCCCATAGCCTAGCCAGTTGTTTAAGGTTATATGTATTAAAATATTTAAAAAATAAGGAAATAATGTGA
- a CDS encoding DegT/DnrJ/EryC1/StrS family aminotransferase, which translates to MNKTNTVAFIDLKTQLETIRPNIDGAIKKVLDHGHFIMGPEVVEFEKDLSAFTHMPHVISCSNGTDAITIALMALDVGPGDAVFVPSFTFISTAEVVALRGATPVFVDIDLRTYTMCPISLERSIHHAKKLGLNLKGIISVDLFGQPSDHDKINELAKAHKLWTIVDGAQSFGATYKGKSTFAYGLIGTTSFFPAKPLGGYGDGGAIFTQDSELADAMKSIRLHGQGKVRYETSRLGLTGRIDTLQAAILIEKLKIFAHEMKLRNKVAAHYSAALKDVATVPFVPEHGGSVWAQYTLRITNRDHVRDHLNQQGIPAVVYYPHPLHTQAPYREFPRDPEGLKVTDHCAKEVISLPMHPYLTEDVQNRIIEGVRGAV; encoded by the coding sequence ATGAACAAAACAAACACAGTCGCATTTATTGATCTTAAAACTCAGCTTGAGACTATTCGGCCTAACATCGATGGGGCCATCAAAAAAGTTCTGGACCACGGTCATTTCATTATGGGGCCCGAGGTCGTTGAATTTGAAAAAGATCTGTCTGCCTTTACACATATGCCTCATGTGATTTCGTGCTCTAACGGAACGGACGCTATCACCATTGCTTTAATGGCCTTAGATGTTGGGCCGGGGGATGCGGTTTTTGTACCCTCTTTCACCTTTATTTCAACAGCGGAAGTTGTGGCTTTGCGCGGGGCAACGCCCGTGTTTGTGGATATTGATTTAAGAACCTATACCATGTGCCCCATAAGCTTAGAGAGGTCAATTCATCATGCGAAAAAGCTGGGGCTTAATCTAAAAGGAATCATTTCTGTGGACCTGTTTGGGCAACCCTCTGACCACGATAAAATAAACGAACTTGCGAAGGCTCATAAATTGTGGACTATTGTGGATGGGGCCCAGAGCTTTGGGGCGACCTATAAGGGTAAATCTACTTTTGCTTATGGACTGATTGGAACAACTAGCTTCTTTCCCGCCAAGCCTTTAGGCGGCTATGGAGACGGGGGGGCCATTTTCACCCAGGATTCAGAACTAGCCGATGCCATGAAGTCTATTCGGCTGCATGGGCAGGGGAAGGTGCGATATGAGACCTCTCGACTGGGGTTGACAGGCCGTATTGATACGTTGCAGGCGGCGATTTTGATTGAGAAGCTGAAAATATTTGCCCATGAAATGAAACTGCGTAATAAAGTGGCGGCCCACTATTCAGCAGCATTGAAAGATGTGGCGACAGTTCCCTTTGTGCCAGAGCACGGCGGTTCCGTTTGGGCCCAATATACCTTGAGGATTACTAACCGTGACCATGTGCGGGATCATTTGAACCAACAGGGCATCCCAGCGGTTGTGTATTATCCACATCCTTTGCATACCCAGGCCCCCTATAGGGAATTCCCTAGGGATCCTGAGGGTTTAAAGGTCACAGATCATTGCGCTAAGGAAGTGATTAGTTTGCCTATGCATCCTTATTTGACGGAAGACGTTCAAAACCGGATTATTGAGGGGGTGAGAGGGGCAGTTTGA
- a CDS encoding EamA family transporter, with translation MKPKHIFAAVLLAVIWGLNFPVMKMGLHTMSPLVFSALRSVCVWPLLFFIPRPPSWKMIGMLGLFIGTFQLPLILLAIYWGLPAGLVALLGQMQVFFTLVLGIIWLKEWPNWQNWVSMIIAFMGIGLIAFQVETNTFSTYGLSAVLLVAIFCAISNIAMRSAHQLNMVHLILWMNIIPPIPLLGLSWVVEGKDVFVNSFTHISLETTITLLYSSFISGVVGYSIWGFLLKKYPPAKVLHFALLIPVTSMLFGFLFLNEVPTRLILLGAVFVLSGLALNQFNLKKKVLEVQTITEE, from the coding sequence TTGAAACCAAAACATATCTTTGCAGCAGTCTTGTTGGCGGTCATATGGGGGCTTAACTTCCCTGTTATGAAAATGGGGTTGCACACCATGTCGCCCCTGGTTTTCTCGGCCTTAAGATCTGTCTGTGTGTGGCCTCTTTTATTTTTTATACCCCGGCCACCATCGTGGAAAATGATAGGAATGCTGGGGCTTTTCATTGGGACGTTTCAGTTGCCCTTGATTTTATTGGCCATCTATTGGGGGCTTCCTGCGGGGCTTGTGGCCCTGTTGGGGCAAATGCAAGTATTCTTTACCCTAGTCCTGGGCATTATATGGTTGAAAGAATGGCCCAATTGGCAAAATTGGGTCAGTATGATCATTGCGTTTATGGGCATTGGCTTGATTGCCTTTCAGGTTGAAACGAATACTTTCTCTACTTATGGGTTGTCTGCGGTTTTGTTGGTGGCTATATTTTGTGCTATTTCAAATATTGCTATGCGGTCGGCCCATCAGTTGAATATGGTTCATCTGATTTTGTGGATGAATATTATTCCACCCATTCCTCTTTTGGGACTCTCTTGGGTAGTGGAGGGGAAAGATGTTTTTGTAAATAGCTTTACGCATATTTCTCTGGAAACCACCATAACTTTGCTTTATTCCTCTTTCATTTCAGGGGTTGTGGGATACAGCATTTGGGGGTTTTTGCTGAAAAAATATCCACCCGCAAAGGTGCTGCATTTTGCCTTATTGATTCCCGTTACTTCTATGCTTTTCGGATTTCTATTCTTAAATGAAGTGCCAACCAGGCTGATTTTGTTGGGGGCTGTTTTTGTACTGTCTGGCCTGGCCTTGAATCAATTCAATCTAAAGAAAAAAGTATTAGAGGTGCAGACGATCACTGAAGAATAA
- the dcd gene encoding dCTP deaminase: MGIMPDTWIREQAKKGMITPFAENQVASGKISYGLSSYGYDARAAREFKIFTNVDSAIVDPKNFSNSSFVDRETDVCILPPNSFALARTVEYFKIPRDVLVICLGKSTYARCGIIVNVTPLEPEWEGHVTLEFSNTTPLPAKIYANEGVCQFLFFKGDSLCEVSYKDRAGKYMAQTGVTLPKILSK, encoded by the coding sequence ATGGGAATAATGCCAGATACTTGGATTCGGGAACAGGCTAAAAAGGGCATGATCACGCCCTTTGCGGAAAATCAGGTCGCAAGCGGCAAAATTTCTTATGGACTTTCATCTTATGGCTATGATGCCCGGGCAGCCCGGGAATTCAAGATTTTTACCAATGTGGACAGCGCTATTGTTGACCCTAAGAATTTTTCGAATTCATCTTTCGTTGATCGGGAAACAGACGTCTGCATTCTGCCCCCCAATAGTTTCGCCCTGGCCCGCACGGTAGAGTACTTCAAAATTCCCCGAGATGTGCTGGTCATCTGCCTAGGTAAATCAACCTATGCCCGCTGCGGCATTATTGTGAACGTAACGCCTTTGGAGCCCGAATGGGAAGGCCATGTGACGCTGGAATTTTCAAACACAACCCCCCTGCCCGCCAAGATTTATGCGAATGAAGGCGTGTGCCAGTTTTTGTTTTTTAAAGGAGATTCCTTGTGTGAAGTTTCTTACAAAGACCGGGCTGGAAAATACATGGCGCAAACAGGCGTGACCTTGCCTAAAATTTTGAGTAAATAA